A part of Vigna radiata var. radiata cultivar VC1973A chromosome 11, Vradiata_ver6, whole genome shotgun sequence genomic DNA contains:
- the LOC106776667 gene encoding uncharacterized protein LOC106776667: MVVEECRFKGNLTCILLLELVRDFETNSCLEDKELEYQSLDSKRWVKILEFNGNVLGVKKLSRRMFQDQWFIKKKGLIISWVREXIQSLDXLLRTCILDHLGVWDEVLPLVEFTYNNSYQASIDMAPFEALYGRCCRTPLCWFQEGESLLTGLELVQQTTKKLSPKYLGPYQILRRIRPVAYEVVMPPQLANLYPVFHVSQLRKYAPDPSHVLEVEDIQLREDLSIEV; the protein is encoded by the exons ATGGTGGTAGAGGAATGCAGGTTCAAGGGCAACTTGACCTGCATACTTTTATTAGAATTGGTTAGAGACTTTGAGACAAATTCTTGCCTCGAAGATAAGGAGTTAGAATACCAGAGTTTAGATTCCAAGAGATGGGTGAAGATATTAGAGTTTAATGGAAATGTTCTTGGGGTGAAGAAACTTTCAAGAAGGATGTTTCAAGATCAATGGTTCATTAAGAAGAAAGGTTTGATCATTAGCTGGG TCCGAGAGANNATCCAATCACTTGATGNTTTGTTGAGGACGTGTATCCTGGATCATTTGGGAGTCTGGGATGAGGTGTTACCATTGGTTGAGTTCACTTATAACAACAGTTACCAAGCTAGCATTGACATGGCACCGTTTGAGGCCTTGTATGGGAGGTGCTGCAGAACCCCTCTGTGTTGGTTTCAGGAGGGTGAATCATTATTGACTGGGCTAGAACTTGTGCAGCAGACCACGAAGAAATTGTCTCCCAAGTATCTTGGTCCTTACCAGATTCTACGGCGTATCAGACCAGTAGCTTATGAGGTTGTCATGCCACCTCAGTTGGCTAATCTTTACCCAGTATTCCATGTTTCCCAGCTGAGGAAATATGCACCTGACCCATCCCATGTGCTAGAGGTTGAAGACATCCAACTGAGGGAAGACCTGTCCATAGAAGTATAA
- the LOC106777044 gene encoding protein WALLS ARE THIN 1 isoform X1, with the protein MMPERANLHIALTFLQFCYAGNHIFVSIALDTGVSKLIFALYRNIIALVLLGPLAYFSEKKDRPSITTYCVVHFFLLGLVGITMKEGFYLLGLEKTSPTFAATMQNSVPALTFLMAALLRYESVHFNRIDGVAKVLGVLASVGGATVITLYKGPVIYSPRLGYNQEQYLSMMGDTPGKNWNLGGIYLFSHSLSWSGWIVMQAFVLKRYSAPLTVSAFTCFFGVVQFLTIAAFFEKDSKAWQFNSSTEIYSVLFSGVVTSGLASAIQIWTIGKGGPVLASIYLPLQTLLVAVMASIIFGEKFFLGGIIGAFLIILGLYLVVWGRSQETKTIKEVIVPLDSKNHWEERSDAFSLKQPLITAQSS; encoded by the exons ATGATGCCGGAACGAGCTAATCTGCACATAGCCTTAACCTTTTTGCAATTTTGTTATGCAGGAAATCATATATTTGTGAGCATTGCACTTGATACAGGAGTAAGCAAGCTTATATTTGCTCTCTATAGAAACATCATCGCCTTGGTTCTTCTGGGTCCACTCGCGTATTTTTCAGAGAA GAAAGATAGGCCATCAATAACCACTTACTGTGTGGTACACTTTTTCCTACTTGGACTTGTTGG AATAACAATGAAAGAAGGATTCTACCTCTTGGGTTTGGAGAAAACTTCACCTACGTTTGCCGCTACTATGCAGAATTCAGTTCCTGCCCTCACTTTTCTGATGGCTGCACTACTCAG ATATGAGAGCGTTCACTTCAATAGAATTGATGGTGTGGCTAAGGTCCTTGGTGTCCTTGCTTCTGTCGGTGGAGCTACAGTCATTACCCTTTACAAGGGACCTGTTATTTATTCTCCGCGTTTAGGATATAATCAGGAACAATACTTGTCTATGATGGGGGATACCCCAGGAAAGAACTGGAACTTGGGTGGCATCTATCTCTTCAGTCACTCCTTAAGTTGGTCTGGTTGGATTGTGATGCAAGCATTTGTTCTGAAAAGATACTCAGCCCCGCTCACAGTTTCTGCATTTACGTGCTTCTTTGGTGTTGTGCAGTTTTTGACAATTGCAGCTTTTTTTGAGAAGGATTCCAAAGCCTGGCAGTTCAATTCTAGTACAGAAATCTACAGTGTTTTGTTTTCG GGAGTGGTGACTTCAGGGCTGGCATCAGCAATACAGATATGGACTATTGGCAAAGGAGGGCCAGTTCTTGCTTCAATTTATCTACCTTTACAAACATTGCTAGTAGCTGTGATGGCATCTATTATTTTCGGTGAAAAATTCTTCTTGGGAGG GATTATTGGAGCATTCTTAATCATATTGGGTTTGTATCTTGTTGTATGGGGAAGAAGTCAAGAAACCAAGACTATCAAAGAGGTCATAGTCCCCCTTGATTCCAAGAATCACTGGGAAGAAAGGAGTGACGCTTTTTCTCTTAAACAACCATTGATTACTGCACAAAGCTCTTAG
- the LOC106778023 gene encoding thioredoxin H-type gives MAGASEEGQVIGCHTIEAWTEQLQKGNDSKKLIVVDFTASWCGPCRFISPFLAELAKKYGNVIFLKVDVDELKSVAEDYAVEAMPTFVFVKEGTLLGRVVGAKKEELQQTIEKHVSAASA, from the exons ATGGCCGGCGCATCCGAAGAGGGACAAGTCATCGGCTGCCACACCATCGAGGCTTGGACGGAACAACTCCAAAAGGGCAATGATTCCAAGAAACTC ATTGTGGTGGATTTTACTGCTTCTTGGTGTGGACCATGCCGTTTCATTTCTCCATTCCTGGCTGAGCTGGCTAAGAAGTACGGAAATGTCATATTTCTGAAGGTGGATGTAGACGaattaaag AGTGTTGCTGAAGATTATGCTGTTGAGGCAATGCCGACTTTTGTGTTTGTGAAAGAGGGAACTCTTCTGGGGAGAGTGGTGGGAGCAAAGAAGGAAGAATTGCAGCAGACAATAGAGAAACATGTGTCTGCAGCTAGTGCTTAA
- the LOC106778022 gene encoding protein RTE1-HOMOLOG isoform X1: MGEELDTEQQEDMMERSYSQTMQIDPKRARFPCSIVWSPLPVISWFIPCIGHVGICREDGVILDFAGPNFVCVDHFAFGAATRYFQIPKEKCCIPLGQSAYNGEEDYTQGENRVDLRTWDDALRKTTQEFQHRSYNLFTCNCHSFVVNNLNRLDFLSGGWNVVNLAIFILFHGRWVSRASMLRSILPFVVVFFLGVAFGGFTFLKFWFFFTSILIGWFLLGTYCFKNLIQL, encoded by the exons ATGGGAGAAGAGTTGGATACTGAGCAACAGGAGGATATGATGGAAAGAAGTTATTCGCAAACTATGCAAATTGATCCGAAAAGGGCTCGATTTCCTTGCTCGATTGTGTGGTCACCACTTCCTGTGATCTCGTGGTTCATTCCTTGCATCGGGCACGTTGGCATCTGCAGAGAGGATGGAGTAATATTGGATTTTGCAGGGCCTAATTTTGTGTGTGTAGACCATTTTGCATTTGGAGCCGCCACTCGCTATTTTCAGATTCCCAAAGAAAAG TGTTGCATACCTTTGGGCCAGTCTGCGTACAATGGTGAGGAAGACTACACGCAGGGAGAAAATAGAGTAGATTTAAGGACTTGGGATGATGCACTGAGGAAAACCACTCAAGAATTCCAGCATCGATCTTACAATCTCTTTACCTGCAACTGCCACTCGTTTGTTGTCAATAATCTAAACAGGTTGGATTTCTTGTCTGGTGGATGGAATGTGGTGAACCTtgcaattttcattttattccatGGTCGTTGGGTCAGCAGAGCATCTATGCTTCGATCTATCTTACCATTTGTGGTTGTATTTTTTCTTGGAGTCGCATTCGGGGGCTTCACTTTCTTGAAGTTTTGGTTCTTTTTCACTTCCATTCTTATTGGTTGGTTCCTGCTCGGTACTTATTGTTTCAAGAACCTGATTCAGTTGTAG
- the LOC106777044 gene encoding protein WALLS ARE THIN 1 isoform X2 produces the protein MKEGFYLLGLEKTSPTFAATMQNSVPALTFLMAALLRYESVHFNRIDGVAKVLGVLASVGGATVITLYKGPVIYSPRLGYNQEQYLSMMGDTPGKNWNLGGIYLFSHSLSWSGWIVMQAFVLKRYSAPLTVSAFTCFFGVVQFLTIAAFFEKDSKAWQFNSSTEIYSVLFSGVVTSGLASAIQIWTIGKGGPVLASIYLPLQTLLVAVMASIIFGEKFFLGGIIGAFLIILGLYLVVWGRSQETKTIKEVIVPLDSKNHWEERSDAFSLKQPLITAQSS, from the exons ATGAAAGAAGGATTCTACCTCTTGGGTTTGGAGAAAACTTCACCTACGTTTGCCGCTACTATGCAGAATTCAGTTCCTGCCCTCACTTTTCTGATGGCTGCACTACTCAG ATATGAGAGCGTTCACTTCAATAGAATTGATGGTGTGGCTAAGGTCCTTGGTGTCCTTGCTTCTGTCGGTGGAGCTACAGTCATTACCCTTTACAAGGGACCTGTTATTTATTCTCCGCGTTTAGGATATAATCAGGAACAATACTTGTCTATGATGGGGGATACCCCAGGAAAGAACTGGAACTTGGGTGGCATCTATCTCTTCAGTCACTCCTTAAGTTGGTCTGGTTGGATTGTGATGCAAGCATTTGTTCTGAAAAGATACTCAGCCCCGCTCACAGTTTCTGCATTTACGTGCTTCTTTGGTGTTGTGCAGTTTTTGACAATTGCAGCTTTTTTTGAGAAGGATTCCAAAGCCTGGCAGTTCAATTCTAGTACAGAAATCTACAGTGTTTTGTTTTCG GGAGTGGTGACTTCAGGGCTGGCATCAGCAATACAGATATGGACTATTGGCAAAGGAGGGCCAGTTCTTGCTTCAATTTATCTACCTTTACAAACATTGCTAGTAGCTGTGATGGCATCTATTATTTTCGGTGAAAAATTCTTCTTGGGAGG GATTATTGGAGCATTCTTAATCATATTGGGTTTGTATCTTGTTGTATGGGGAAGAAGTCAAGAAACCAAGACTATCAAAGAGGTCATAGTCCCCCTTGATTCCAAGAATCACTGGGAAGAAAGGAGTGACGCTTTTTCTCTTAAACAACCATTGATTACTGCACAAAGCTCTTAG
- the LOC106777674 gene encoding beta-galactosidase 3, with amino-acid sequence METTSVSKIHFALFCLAFWLAVQLEWVHCSVTYDRKAILINGKRRLLFSGSIHYPRSTPDMWEDLIYKAKEGGLDVIETYVFWNVHEPSPGNFDFEGRNDLVRFVKTIQKAGLYAHLRIGPYVCAEWNFGGFPVWLKYVPGISFRTDNEPFKRAMQGFTEKIVGMMKSEKLYESQGGPIILSQIENEYGAQSKLLGPPGQRYVNWAAKMAIETGTGVPWIMCKEDDAPDPVINTCNGFYCDYFTPNKPYKPSMWTEAWSGWFSEFGGSIHERPVQDLAFAVARFIQKGGSFVNYYMYHGGTNFGRTAGGPFITTSYDYDAPLDEYGLIRQPKYGHLKELHKAIKMCERALVSTDPAVTSLGNFQQAYVYSAKSGDCAAFLSNYDTKSSVRVMFNNMHYNLPPWSISILPDCRNAVFNTAKVGVQTSQMQMLPTNTHMFSWERFEEDVSSLDDSSAIAITTSGLLEQINVTRDTSDYLWYITSVDIDSSESFLREGKLPSLIVQSTGHAVHVFINGQLSGSAFGTREDRRFRYTGAVNLRAGTNRIALLSVAVGLPNVGGHFETWSTGILGPVVLRGLDQGKLDLSWQKWTYQVGLKGEAMNLASPNGITSVEWMQSALISDRNQPLTWHKTYFDAPNGDEPLALDMESMGKGQIWINGLSIGRYWTAPAAGNCNGCSYAGTFRPPKCQVGCGQPTQRWYHVPRSWLKPNHNLLVVFEELGGDPSKISIAKRSVSSVCADVSEYHPNVRNWHIESYGKSEEFHPPKVHLHCSPGQAISSIKFASFGTPLGTCGNYEQGVCHSPSSYSILEKKCIGKPRCTVTVSNSNFGHDPCPNVLKRLSVEAVCAPSKWRG; translated from the exons ATGGAAACCACCTCAGTTTCCAAAATACACtttgcattgttttgtttgGCGTTCTGGTTGGCTGTTCAGCTGGAGTGGGTTCACTGTAGTGTTACCTACGACAGAAAGGCCATTCTCATCAATGGCAAAAGGAGACTCCTTTTTTCTGGCTCTATACATTACCCAAGAAGTACCCCAGAt ATGTGGGAAGATCTGATTTACAAGGCCAAAGAAGGAGGTCTGGACGTCATTGAAACCTATGTCTTTTGGAATGTTCACGAGCCTTCTCCTGGCAAT TTCGACTTTGAAGGAAGGAACGATCTCGTGAGGTTCGTGAAGACAATACAGAAAGCGGGGCTGTATGCTCATCTTCGCATTGGACCTTATGTTTGTGCAGAATGGAATTTCGG AGGGTTTCCTGTTTGGCTCAAGTATGTTCCGGGGATCAGTTTTAGAACAGACAATGAACCTTTCAAG AGGGCAATGCAAGGGTTCACTGAGAAGATTGTGGGAATGATGAAGAGTGAGAAACTCTATGAATCTCAGGGTGGCCCTATCATACTTTCTCAG ATTGAGAACGAGTATGGGGCACAGAGTAAATTACTTGGACCTCCTGGCCAACGTTACGTAAACTGGGCTGCAAAAATGGCCATTGAAACGGGAACGGGGGTCCCCTGGATTATGTGCAAGGAAGATGATGCACCAGATCCCGTG ATAAACACATGCAATGGCTTTTACTGTGATTATTTTACTCCTAATAAACCCTATAAGCCTTCAATGTGGACAGAGGCTTGGAGCGGCtg GTTTTCTGAATTTGGAGGTTCGATTCATGAAAGGCCTGTTCAGGATCTGGCATTTGCAGTTGCCCGATTCATACAGAAAGGAGGATCTTTTGTTAACTACTACATG TATCATGGGGGAACCAATTTTGGCCGTACAGCTGGAGGCCCTTTCATCACTACAAGTTATGATTATGATGCTCCACTGGATGAATATG GTTTGATTAGGCAACCCAAGTATGGTCATCTGAAAGAGCTTCATAAGGCTATCAAGATGTGTGAGCGGGCTTTAGTTTCAACTGATCCAGCTGTTACTTCATTGGGGAACTTTCAACAG GCTTATGTATACTCTGCAAAATCTGGAGATTGTGCTGCATTCCTCTCAAACTATGATACAAAATCTTCTGTTAGAGTTATGTTCAACAATATGCACTATAACTTACCTCCGTGGTCCATCAGCATCCTTCCTGATTGCAGAAATGCTGTTTTCAATACAGCAAAA GTTGGAGTGCAAACATCTCAGATGCAAATGCTGCCAACAAATACTCATATGTTCTCATGGGAGAGATTTGAGGAGGACGTTTCTTCTCTTGATGACAGCTCTGCAATTGCAATCACTACTTCTGGTCTCCTGGAACAGATAAATGTGACACGGGATACAAGTGATTATCTTTGGTATATAACTAG TGTTGATATAGATTCATCGGAATCTTTTCTCCGAGAAGGCAAACTACCCTCTCTCATTGTTCAGTCCACGGGGCATGCCGTGCATGTTTTTATCAATGGTCAACTTTCAG GTTCTGCCTTTGGAACACGAGAGGATAGGAGATTCAGATATACTGGCGCAGTAAACCTCCGAGCTGGAACAAACAGAATAGCTCTGCTCAGTGTTGCCGTTGGACTTCCT AATGTAGGAGGACATTTTGAGACTTGGAGCACAGGAATACTTGGTCCTGTTGTACTCCGGGGACTTGACCAAGGAAAGTTGGATTTATCTTGGCAAAAGTGGACTTATCAG GTTGGGCTGAAAGGAGAGGCCATGAATCTTGCATCTCCAAATGGTATCACTTCTGTAGAGTGGATGCAGTCAGCATTAATTTCAGACAGAAATCAACCACTGACCTGGCACAAG ACTTATTTTGATGCTCCAAATGGAGATGAGCCGTTGGCATTGGACATGGAGAGTATGGGTAAAGGTCAAATATGGATTAATGGACTGAGCATTGGAAGATACTGGACAGCTCCAGCTGCTGGTAATTGCAACGGTTGCAGCTATGCAGGCACCTTCAGACCTCCAAAGTGCCAGGTTGGTTGTGGCCAACCAACCCAGCGGTG GTACCATGTACCTCGATCTTGGTTGAAGCCAAATCATAATCTGCTAGTTGTTTTTGAGGAACTTGGGGGAGATCCTTCAAAGATTTCAATTGCAAAGAGATCAGTGAGCAGTGTTTGCGCTGATGTGTCTGAGTACCATCCAAATGTTAGGAATTGGCACATTGAGAGCTATGGGAAATCAGAAGAGTTCCATCCCCCCAAAGTTCACTTGCATTGCAGTCCTGGCCAAGCCATCTCTTCCATTAAATTTGCCAGCTTTGGAACTCCTTTGGGGACCTGTGGAAATTATGAGCAGGGAGTCTGTCATTCTCCCTCTTCTTATTCCATCTTGGAGAAG AAATGTATAGGGAAGCCCAGATGCACGGTCACTGTATCAAACAGTAATTTTGGGCATGACCCTTGTCCAAATGTGTTGAAGAGGTTATCAGTTGAAGCTGTTTGCGCTCCAAGCAAGTGGAGGGGATGA
- the LOC106778022 gene encoding protein RTE1-HOMOLOG isoform X2 encodes MGEELDTEQQEDMMERSYSQTMQIDPKRARFPCSIVWSPLPVISWFIPCIGHVGICREDGVILDFAGPNFVCVDHFAFGAATRYFQIPKEKCCIPLGQSAYNGEEDYTQGENRVDLRTWDDALRKTTQEFQHRSYNLFTCNCHSFVVNNLNSILPHILLMPRHSVLRLCNRLRLVYMDFDWRWSFTNCVLRLEIRRVLPSYSLSFELDLDIFLVIKLF; translated from the exons ATGGGAGAAGAGTTGGATACTGAGCAACAGGAGGATATGATGGAAAGAAGTTATTCGCAAACTATGCAAATTGATCCGAAAAGGGCTCGATTTCCTTGCTCGATTGTGTGGTCACCACTTCCTGTGATCTCGTGGTTCATTCCTTGCATCGGGCACGTTGGCATCTGCAGAGAGGATGGAGTAATATTGGATTTTGCAGGGCCTAATTTTGTGTGTGTAGACCATTTTGCATTTGGAGCCGCCACTCGCTATTTTCAGATTCCCAAAGAAAAG TGTTGCATACCTTTGGGCCAGTCTGCGTACAATGGTGAGGAAGACTACACGCAGGGAGAAAATAGAGTAGATTTAAGGACTTGGGATGATGCACTGAGGAAAACCACTCAAGAATTCCAGCATCGATCTTACAATCTCTTTACCTGCAACTGCCACTCGTTTGTTGTCAATAATCTAAACAG CATCCTGCCCCACATCTTATTGATGCCAAGGCATTCAGTCCTACGTCTCTGTAACAGATTGAGGTTGGTATATATGGACTTTGATTGGCGTTGGTCATTCACAAACTGCGTTTTACGTTTGGAAATACGAAGGGTGCTGCCATCCTATTCATTGAGTTTTGAATTGGACttggatatttttttagtaatcaAGCTATTCTGA